The sequence below is a genomic window from Monodelphis domestica isolate mMonDom1 chromosome 2, mMonDom1.pri, whole genome shotgun sequence.
CTGAAGAGTGGGCAGTAAGAGTCAAGTAGGGGCTTGCTGGCAGAGCCAGGGAGAATTTTGACACAGAGGGGGAGTGGGAGAACAAAAAGGTCATCCACACTATCTTTAGGGAGCTCCCAGTTTGATGGGGGAGACAGAACAACTAAGAGTCAGAAGTAAATGTAATGATCCCTTTGGACAGAGCTCTGACCATCTGTTCTAGGGAGATGAGGAGGGATTGGGGGAGCAGAGCTGGATGCCAGAGAAATCATTTTGAGGAGAGCCTGCCAGGGAAATGATGGATTCCTATCGTGTCTGCTGGAGACAATGTGGCAGTGATTGTTTGTATTTGCATATCTATAGAAAATACTTTCATAAagctcatttgaacttcacaacaatTCTATGAAATAGATGGTATgattgattatctccattttatagctttGTCTCACAGCtcataagtgtttgaggcaggttttgaacccaggtctttgtgaaaagagtgctggatttggcaTCAATGGGTGATAGTTTTGAACTTTAGGACCAACACAGGAGTCATATGACAGTAGTTCTCTTAATCTGAGTCTCAGGCTCTTTTACCTACAAAAGAGATATCCTAAAATCTAGGTGCTTCTTTTAGGAGACTTTGAGGGTTAGACTAGATCACCTATGTGAAGGGCTTTGGAAACCTTGAAGGACAACAGATAAGTCCATTGTCATTTAATCAGTAAAGTGTTTATTGCCATTAAAGCCTATTCTGTGCCAGAGGCTGCAGTAGGAGCTGGTGGGGAGAGGAAATGAGAGGATAGGAGGGAAGACAGATTATGGGGCTCTATGAAACAGACACATATGGGGTTGGGCACTGGAGCCAGGTCTCAGAGTACTATCTGATTGTGCTGTTATTGGTCCCTGGTAGGCATTAGCTGGATAGGGCCAGTGCCCTGTGGAAAGAGTTCCCACAAGTGTGGGCATCATTGGGGTACTGCATCACCCTCCTTCCTACCTCTAGGCTTTCTAAAGTCCCGAGAACGTTCCAGCCACAAGTTCTACGCCCAGCTGCTACACACACAAATGTTCTCACAGTTCATCGAGGAGTGCTCCTTTGGCTCTTCCCGCCATGCTGCCTTGGAGTTCTTTGACTCCTGTGTTGACAAGGTACCTCGTATGACCTCATCTTGGGGTTCCTTCTTAGGCTTCTGTACCTCTTTGTTCACCCAACTGTGCAGTTTTCCTTGTCTCAACCTGTGGCTGTTTCTGTTTTCCTCAGGTGTAACTGTTTCTCTAACCTGCTTCCCTCATGTGCCCCCTGTCCCCTCCATCTTTGTGCCCCCCTTAAGCAAACCTTGTGCCCATCTCCATATTAATTCCCCTTCAGGTTCACCCGGAACAGGAGAAGCCAGAGCCTGTGCCTTTGGTGGAGCTAGAGGAGCCATCAGGGAGTGAGCTCACAGTTTTTATCACCCCTCCTGAGGAACCCATAGTGACTGAGGGTAGCGAGTCTACTCCTCTCTACTGGTGaggaccttttcttcctctctggtcCCTATCCCTACTCCTTTAAATCCCCCTGCAAGCTTCCTTGGTCCCCAATGACTGTTCCCCACTGAAAGTGCTGTTCTGTGACTTCTCCAGTTATGATGGGTTCCCTGAGCTTCGGGCTGAACTGTTTGAGTCCCCCCAGGAACAGCCTGGACCCTCTCTTGCACCAGGCCCTTCTCGAAGTGCGCCCAGTAGCCCTGCTCCCCGACGTACCAAACAGGTAATCAGGAGGGGTTAACCTCAGGGAGCTATCACAAATTCCAGGAACTATATTCACTCTTTCTGATCCCTGGGTCAGATGATTCCTTATCTGTACTTACTTGTTTGAGCATCAGTGGCCCTGGGGTGAGGCAGGGTTGTACCCACCTCCCTGAGCACTATATTTTCCTTTGGAAATCTAGTTACTGTCCCTTCTTCCTGGGCATCCAGGAGATATCTTTCAAGTATTCCTAGTCTGCAGGAATTTCTTTCTGTCTGATCTTGCATCATGCACTTATCCTGCCCAGGAATTCTTAAGCAGAACATTAAAAATATGGACACTGTGTCCTCCTGTCCAGGGTATCATCCTGCATTCCGAAGTACCTGCCTGAGGTCTGCCTTCCTTGGCATCCTgttattgactcttttttcatccTGGTGCCCTGGCAGGAGATGAAGGTTGCACAGCGGGTAGCCCAGAAGTCAGCAGCAGTGCCTGAGCTTTGGGCACGATGCCTGCTGGGACACTGTTATGGGCTGTGGTTCCTGTGTTTACCTGCCTATGTTCGGTCTTCCTCTTCTCGAGTCCGGGCACTACATACCGCCTACCAGGTCCTTCGACAGATGGAAAGCCGAAAGGTGGTGCTGCCTGATGAGGTGGGTATCAGAAGAGGGTTTTCAGAAGAGGATTATCAGGCAGAGGGGGAAATGATAGggaagggagatggagaggagTCAGAGTGACAATAGGATTTGGGGGGGCCTGTAAGTGATAGTAGTGAGTGGAAGAAATGGGGGGGAacatgagggagaaggaagatgaaGTGATAGATATTACAGATTTAGGAACAAAAAAAAGGATGACCCTGGTGAGGGGTACACAGTTTACTAAGGCTAAGAAAATCTTGGTCTGGGTCAGAGTGAAGGGAGAGGGAGATCGAATAGATTGAAATGAATGCCTATGAGACCCAAGGCCTGATGGGCAGAGGCAggccttcatcatcatcatctctcaccCTATCCATCTGCCTACAGGTGTGTTACCGTGTGCTGATGCAGCTTTGCTCCCACTATGGAGAGCCTGTGCTGTCTGTACGGGTCATGCTGGACATGAGGAGAGCCGGCATTGTGCCCAACACTATCACCTATGGTTACTACAACAAGGTGCCTACTGCTGGGAATGGGCTGGGGGTGGGATAGACAGGCTGGGGAAGTCCATGAGAAGCTCCCTTGTCCCCAAATCACATTTCTCCTCTGAGGCTTTCTTCTAAGCCTATGGCTTCTTCCTCTCCCATCCCTTATGGGCTTTTCTCAGGAGGAGCTGGCTAGCTATTTCTTCTTGACCCTGCTCATAGCTATGCCCCACTTTGGACAACTACATCCTAAAATGGAGTATTTATGGGTTACTCAGAGACACGGGGTAGAGAAGGATTTTGAATCCTAGAAGCCAGTGGGGATGTTCCACATAGACTGGCATGGTATGTACTTAGAAAGCAGAGGAGAGAGGGATCTGTGTTGGCATAATAGGTGCTTTGTCTGGCAGGCTGTACTGGAAAGCAAGTGGCCATCGGGCACCACAGGTGGCCGCCTCCGTTGGGCCAAGCTCCGGAATGTGGTCCTGGGAGCTGCTCAGTTCCGTCAGCCCCTTCGGGAGCGGAGGCAGCAGGAACAGGCATTGAGGGGGGCAAGAAGTTCCCAGCCAGGTGGGTAGGGGGGACAGTAGCATGGAGGGAGGCCGAAGGGACTGGGTAGGTCAAGGCTGGGAAATTGTATTTGGGCAAGAGTCCAGGGAAGGATAGAAGTACTTGGGCTCATTTGAGGGTTGGAAAGCATATTGCTTAACAGGCACAATAATGAAGACATGCTTTCCCCACTTTAGGTCTGTGTGTTAGCAGtggttgggggagggaggcaggggtCTTCATCTCTCATCCTCAGACACTGTACCTACCTGAAGCTCTTTTGCAGAGCCCCGCCTGGAGCGGCCCTCCCCGACCCGTCCCCTTCATCGCCAGACCACCTGGGCAGGGCGAAGCTTTCGGGACCCAGCCTCTCCCACTGGGCGGCTGGTGAAGAGTGGTAGTCTGGGTAGTGCCCGAGGGGCACAACCCACTGTGGAGGCTGGTGTGGCACACAGTGAGTGCCAACATGTCCTCCTTACCTCACTTTCCTGATATCCCTGCCTCAGGAGAAAATAGGACCTTATGGGAATGGGAGGGTTAGAATTTTTACTAGAATATAGGGGCTTGGCATTATGTGTGTCCATGTGCCCAAGATTGTGTCTGTTTGATGGCAAGGACAACTTGGGGAGGGAGGATTACTCCCTTAGTAGTTTGGATGCTTCGCGGATGAGCATCATGCTCCCTgacccttctctttcccttagtGATAGAGGCCCTGGGTGTCCTAGAGCCCCAGGGGTCCCCTTTGTCCTGGCATGATGGCAGCCTCTCTGATGTAAGCCTGGCAAGTGAAGATCCAGCACCTGGAGGCAGCCCTGGGGGAACAGGAATGGCTCTGAGTGCCCATTCAGCTGAGGCCCTAGATGGGCTGGGTGGGCAGGCACCCAAGACTGGCAAGCGGCAGGATGCAGTGGGTACTCCCCGGCGGGGAATAGGTGCCCGTCTACAGCAGCTGCTCACCCCCTCCCGCCGCAGCCCTGCCTCTCGTGCCCCTCCACCTGAGCTGCCCTCAGACATACCCCTCCCAGCCCGCCGAAGTCCTATGGATAGCCTCCTGCGACCCCGGGAACGTCCAGGATCCACTGCCTCTGAGGTATCTAAGCTTGGGAAGGATCTGGGGGAGTTACAGCGGGAGACACCTGTCAGCTGTACTGGTATAGGGGCAACTTGCTGTCCCTTCAGGTTTGGGAGACAGATAACATTTCCAGTAGTGTCTGACAGTGGGTGCCCTGAATGGAAGAAGGCCTGCTGGATGTTCATGGCCTTTATGGGGTGGGTAGATTGAGTGCTTAACGTGGGGTGACCATCTGAAGGACTTGGAGTTGGAACCAAGCAGCCTTCCTGCCAACTCTCTGGTTTCCCATGTAGAGTTCAACGTCTCTCGGTAGTGAGTGGGATCTCTCTGAGAATTCCCTCAGCAGCCTCAGCATTCAGCGTTCCTCGGAGCGCCTTAGTGACACCCCTGGTCTCTCCCAGCCTCCCCCTGTCGAGGtaagtcctcttctcttctccacatgCAACACTGCAGGCTTGGGAAATGGGAAGAATGGGAGCTCTGGGGGGTCTAGGGAAGAAGTTGGGTTGGAGAAAGGCAGGAATTTTAAGACGTTGGGGGTGCTGGGAGCTGGAGGTGTTGATGGCGGTGCCCATCGATGCTCCTTAAGCTATCACCTCTCGTGTCCCCTACAGATTCTTCTGTCTAGCTGTTCTCTGTGTAGAGCCTGTGACTCCCTAGTGTATGATGAGGAGATCATGGCAGGCTGGGCACCTGATGACTCCAACCTCAATACCACCTGCCCCTTCTGCTCTCGTCCTTTTGTGCCCTTGCTTAGTGTCCAGACCCTTGACTCCAGGCCCCGGTACCTAAGGGTCCAGGAGGGTGGGGCAATGAGTTGGGAAAGAGCTCAGAGTTGGCTTCTGACTCCTTTCTTTTGTCTGCTCAGCAGTGACCTTCATGGTACACCCACCTCTACAGGTGCCAGTAATAGAGATGCTCCTCTCCCCGGGGGCCCTGGCCCTGTCCTTAGCGACCGACGGCTCTGTCTTGCCCTAGATGATTCCTCTGTTTGTAATGGAGACACTGAGGTAAGTGTTGGGTAAGGGATAAGCCAGTGGTGAGGGAGGACCTCCTGGGTGAGGGTTCCTTTCTGAGGAGTGCACAAGGTGAAGCTGTTACCAGCGTACCTAGTGGGGGAGAGGCAGGATGGCACTGTCTGAGAGAATGCCAGGGAGATGCAGAGCCCTAGGGATGAGGCACAGTGCTGacaactctttttttcctccttggacCTGGTGGGCAGAGTGCTCCAAGGAAAGTGGAAGGTGGGGCATGGGCATACCTGAGTCCTCTGGTGCTACGCAAGGAGCTGGAGTCCCTGGTGGAAAATGAGGGCAGTGAGGTACTTGCCTTACCTGAACTGCCTGCTTCTCATCCCATTCTCTTCTGGAACCTGCTTTGGTACTTCCAGAGGCTTCGGCTGCCCAGCACCTTGCCTGGCCTCATTCTAGCTGCCTGTGACGGGCCTTCCTCCACCCAGGTCAGTGGCCCTAAATAGACCGGGATTCCGGTCTCTTTGCCCCTCTGTTTTATTGTCCCATACTCCTCGTCTTTCacatcctccttccttctttgcctCCCTATCGCTTCATCCCATACCCTCAAACTACTAGCTACTCCCCCACCTCCCATCCCTCTGCCCCCTGTCTTCCAGGCCCGGCTCTAACCCTCCCTCCAACCCCCAGGCCCCATCTCCTTGGCTGCCCTCAGATCCAGCTCTGGTGCAGGTACGGCTGCTGTGGGATGTTCTGACCCCTGACCCTGACAGCTGTCCTCCCCTCTACGTCATTTGGAGGTCTCACAGTGAGTTTGAGGCCTGAGCAGAGTGGGGGAGGGGTTGCTTAAGAGATGGGGTTCAGTAATGGTTGTGAGTCTTTCCCCTCCAGAAGGGTCTGTGATCACAgcatcccattttccttctcccactAGGTCAGATCCCTCATCGGGTGGCCTGGCCGAGCACAGCACCTGCACCTCTGAATCTTGCTCTGTTGGAGACTGTGCTGCTCCACGTGGGATTCAATGAAGTCCACAAGGCTGTGGGGCTTCTCCTGGACACACTAGGCTCCCCACCAGAGGGCCTGCACCTGCAGCGGTAACTCTGCTCTTCCCTTCAGGATAGCTGCATCCTGCCCATTGGGGACCTTCCCTGTCCCCTTCCTTCTTCAGAACTTTCTACTCGTCTTCTCCCCAAACTTCTCCCTCTCCAGAGAGTCTCCCGTAGAACCGTAAGCTATAGATCCAGAGTggtgaagaagccaaggtcacacaagtaggaagctGCCGAGCTGAGGCTCAGGCCTGGGCTCCTCACCCCAAAGACAGCCTCCATCCTCACTACAGTCTTGTTCTTCGTAGTCGGGacccctccttccccacccccaaccactcattttcattcactttttacGTTTCTACCCCCAGAAGCATCTACCGAGAGATTCTGTTCTTGACTCTGGCTGCCCTGGGCAAAGACCATGTGGATATAggtgaggggaaagagagaaggtaggCAGGGATGGGGAGCTGGACTTTGCTTGGttgaaaacattttacattttttattcaaagatgatTTAtgttcccaattacatgtaattggttgaAATTTTCTGCACTGTGAAGGTACCTCAAAAGCCAGAATGTTGGGATGAGTCAAACCCTGGGTTCTGGACATACGAATGGGATATTTTAGGGATAGTATCGTCTTTACGGGTTATATTCCCTTCTTCACAccacctttctctcctttcctcttccagtGGCCTTTGACAAGAAATACAAGGCAGCCTTCAATAAGCTGGCGAGCAGTTTGGGCAAAGAGGAGTTGCGACGGCGGCGGGCACAGATGCCAACCCCAAAGGCCATCGATTGTCGCAAGTTTTTTGGGGCACCTTTGGAATGCTAGGGCCTTTGGGCCTCTTATCCCAGCCTAAAGGACAGAGGAATCTCTGGGTAACGTCTTTCCTCTGCTCCCCAAGGTTAGGGAGTGTGCCAGGCAGAATGCCCAGTCTGGGGGCCTTGCTTGGGGCAGGAGAGGTCACTGATACCAAAAGTCACAACTCCTCTTGTTTCTGACCCGCTTTTCTTGTGTTGATGTGGGAGGAGAGTTGGCACAACTCTGCCTCTCCACTGCCCTCCAGAAATCCAGGTGCCTCCATCCAAGGCACCCCTAGATTCATGCCTACCTGTCATTTtagaagtttttgttttaaaaaacaccTGGAAAGATACAGAACTTCTGAGCCTCTGCCTTGGTCCTGGGGGATGTTCTCACCTTTCCCCCAGGTCAGAGATGCTCCTCTTCCCACCTGGACCCACCCCCACCTTCCACctcaatattaatattttattttgttatttattctgGAGCCACAACAGTTGCCTCAATTTTGGGGTTCCTGTTAAGATTGGAAAGGTGAGGAACTGGAAGTCCTGGGCCCTGTAGTTGTTTCCTCCTCACCCCTTTTCTTTTGGAGAATGAGAACTCAGGGAGGCTGAAGCTTGGTTTCCCCACACACATTTGACATCCCTATTTTCTACCCTAGGAATTGGggtatttttccctcccctcccttgctccctcttcccccacccagGGCTGCTTTACCCACCCAGGGCCCTGATCTGTGCAATAACGATTGTCTGAGGTTTTGTTGGATGTAAATACAGTAAAAgctgcttctctcttttctttgctgtctCCTCTTTCCTGTGTCCAGGGTGGGGAGGGTACGATTTTCCTCTGAGGCTCAGTCACCCAGTTGTACTCTGTTTAAAAAGGACCCCTGCCCATGTCTTCAGTTCTGGTGGGCTTTGATTCTTAGGTCTTTCTCTGCTAGAGGAAGCCTCTCCCCTTATTGGGAGCAAGAAGGGGAGTAAATATGACATTGCCCATGGTGGTGCCAGTCTGTGTGGCGCTTCCATCCTTCCCACACAATCGCCCCCTTGTCACCTCCCCTCCCACTTCTTGATTTACACAAAGGGTCCATTCTCTGGGCCCTTGAGCTCATCTCTATCCTTCTTTCCCTGTTCCCATATTCTGTCCCCTAAACTCCTCTGGGAACCTTCCCATGGATAATCCTTTCTCTGCTGGTGTTCCCTCTGCTACTTATACTTTAGGAACACTCCTCAACTCCTTTCCCTTCAGGAGCTGGGGTAACTGCTTCCACCATCACAGCAGTAAGCTGGAGGCagtgtgtggggaggggagcacgtggactttttttttagaaaaagccGAAGATGTGACACATCTCTGTCATTTTCTGAATCCTTTAGGCTCAGATAGGAGGCCCGGCCCTGCTCCCTCCTTCTCCGGGTAATGAAATCTACACAGGAAACAGCCGCTAAGCCGAGCCACAAAAGCAGTTACAGAAGTGAATTagccaacaaaacaaaacatctttaGGGGGTAGTGGGCAGAAGTGTTAGGACATGATCACTCACAATAGCCTCCAACtgatgggagagaggaaggaggaatttCTGGAGACCACAgaggaaaagaacttagaaataTTGGGATCCTGTAAGCAGGCTATCtggacgtgtgtgtgtgtgtgtgtgtctgtgtgtgtgtgtgtgtctgtgtgtgtgtgtgtgtctgtgtctgtgtctgtgtctgtgtgtgtgtgttcgttCGTTCATGTTCTCCCAGGCTCCATGAGGCCAGGGTAGCTACTTCCTTGAATAAGCTTCCTCTAGAGACAAAACTCCCACTTCTCAGGGAAGTtgttactgtttttaaaaattcttttaaattgtgTACTTCCAACAAACATTTCAAGGTTCAAAGAACAAGAGTGTacaaactacttttttttttttaagaaatgttaCAGTGGAAACAAAATTGCTATATCTCTTTgttttctgtgtattttaaacaatgttttcttgatgctttttcttttgttaatcatTACCCATTAACTGGCCTCTC
It includes:
- the DENND4B gene encoding DENN domain-containing protein 4B isoform X3, with the protein product MAEERPPRLVDYFVVAGLAGSGGTVPEETGGPEPGGPLRPPRPAEPITDVAIIARALGEEVPQGYTCIQASAGGHPLELSAGLLGGSQPTICYRRGRDKPPLVELGVLYEGKEHPKPGFQVLETTPYSHSANLAPPGPGHPRTYLTYRRAAEGAGLHALGITDLCLILPSKGEGTPHTYCRLPRNLNPGMWGPDVYLCYKVGLAKANTLVYEAELLGRYPEQDNEAFPLPESVPVFCLPMGATIECWPAQTKYPVPVFSTFVLTGAAGDKVYGAALQFYEAFPRARLSERQARALGLMSAVDRGRALGGRAVRSRRAVAVLSRWPAFSAFHAFLTFLYRYSVSGPHRLPLEAHISHFMHNVPFPSPQRPRILVQMSPYDNLLLCQPVSSPLPLSGASFLQLLQSLGPELAVTLLIAVLTEHKLLVHSLRPDLLTSVCEALVSMIFPLHWQCPYIPLCPLVLADVLSAPVPFIVGIHSSYFDLHDPPADVICVDLDTNTLFQTEEKKLLLPRTLPRRPYKVLLNTLTALHQQLDQTYTRPEEEASLEFLLTDYEAVCGRRARLEREVQGAFLRFMACLLKGYRAFLRPLTQAPSESARDVENLFFLQGFLKSRERSSHKFYAQLLHTQMFSQFIEECSFGSSRHAALEFFDSCVDKVHPEQEKPEPVPLVELEEPSGSELTVFITPPEEPIVTEGSESTPLYCYDGFPELRAELFESPQEQPGPSLAPGPSRSAPSSPAPRRTKQEMKVAQRVAQKSAAVPELWARCLLGHCYGLWFLCLPAYVRSSSSRVRALHTAYQVLRQMESRKVVLPDEVCYRVLMQLCSHYGEPVLSVRVMLDMRRAGIVPNTITYGYYNKAVLESKWPSGTTGGRLRWAKLRNVVLGAAQFRQPLRERRQQEQALRGARSSQPEPRLERPSPTRPLHRQTTWAGRSFRDPASPTGRLVKSGSLGSARGAQPTVEAGVAHMIEALGVLEPQGSPLSWHDGSLSDVSLASEDPAPGGSPGGTGMALSAHSAEALDGLGGQAPKTGKRQDAVGTPRRGIGARLQQLLTPSRRSPASRAPPPELPSDIPLPARRSPMDSLLRPRERPGSTASESSTSLGSEWDLSENSLSSLSIQRSSERLSDTPGLSQPPPVEILLSSCSLCRACDSLVYDEEIMAGWAPDDSNLNTTCPFCSRPFVPLLSVQTLDSRPRSDLHGTPTSTGASNRDAPLPGGPGPVLSDRRLCLALDDSSVCNGDTESAPRKVEGGAWAYLSPLVLRKELESLVENEGSEVLALPELPASHPILFWNLLWYFQRLRLPSTLPGLILAACDGPSSTQAPSPWLPSDPALVQVRLLWDVLTPDPDSCPPLYVIWRSHSQIPHRVAWPSTAPAPLNLALLETVLLHVGFNEVHKAVGLLLDTLGSPPEGLHLQRSIYREILFLTLAALGKDHVDIVAFDKKYKAAFNKLASSLGKEELRRRRAQMPTPKAIDCRKFFGAPLEC
- the DENND4B gene encoding DENN domain-containing protein 4B isoform X1, whose product is MEADAVSEGGAMAEERPPRLVDYFVVAGLAGSGGTVPEETGGPEPGGPLRPPRPAEPITDVAIIARALGEEVPQGYTCIQASAGGHPLELSAGLLGGSQPTICYRRGRDKPPLVELGVLYEGKEHPKPGFQVLETTPYSHSANLAPPGPGHPRTYLTYRRAAEGAGLHALGITDLCLILPSKGEGTPHTYCRLPRNLNPGMWGPDVYLCYKVGLAKANTLVYEAELLGRYPEQDNEAFPLPESVPVFCLPMGATIECWPAQTKYPVPVFSTFVLTGAAGDKVYGAALQFYEAFPRARLSERQARALGLMSAVDRGRALGGRAVRSRRAVAVLSRWPAFSAFHAFLTFLYRYSVSGPHRLPLEAHISHFMHNVPFPSPQRPRILVQMSPYDNLLLCQPVSSPLPLSGASFLQLLQSLGPELAVTLLIAVLTEHKLLVHSLRPDLLTSVCEALVSMIFPLHWQCPYIPLCPLVLADVLSAPVPFIVGIHSSYFDLHDPPADVICVDLDTNTLFQTEEKKLLLPRTLPRRPYKVLLNTLTALHQQLDQTYTRPEEEASLEFLLTDYEAVCGRRARLEREVQGAFLRFMACLLKGYRAFLRPLTQAPSESARDVENLFFLQGFLKSRERSSHKFYAQLLHTQMFSQFIEECSFGSSRHAALEFFDSCVDKVHPEQEKPEPVPLVELEEPSGSELTVFITPPEEPIVTEGSESTPLYCYDGFPELRAELFESPQEQPGPSLAPGPSRSAPSSPAPRRTKQEMKVAQRVAQKSAAVPELWARCLLGHCYGLWFLCLPAYVRSSSSRVRALHTAYQVLRQMESRKVVLPDEVCYRVLMQLCSHYGEPVLSVRVMLDMRRAGIVPNTITYGYYNKAVLESKWPSGTTGGRLRWAKLRNVVLGAAQFRQPLRERRQQEQALRGARSSQPEPRLERPSPTRPLHRQTTWAGRSFRDPASPTGRLVKSGSLGSARGAQPTVEAGVAHMIEALGVLEPQGSPLSWHDGSLSDVSLASEDPAPGGSPGGTGMALSAHSAEALDGLGGQAPKTGKRQDAVGTPRRGIGARLQQLLTPSRRSPASRAPPPELPSDIPLPARRSPMDSLLRPRERPGSTASESSTSLGSEWDLSENSLSSLSIQRSSERLSDTPGLSQPPPVEILLSSCSLCRACDSLVYDEEIMAGWAPDDSNLNTTCPFCSRPFVPLLSVQTLDSRPRSDLHGTPTSTGASNRDAPLPGGPGPVLSDRRLCLALDDSSVCNGDTESAPRKVEGGAWAYLSPLVLRKELESLVENEGSEVLALPELPASHPILFWNLLWYFQRLRLPSTLPGLILAACDGPSSTQAPSPWLPSDPALVQVRLLWDVLTPDPDSCPPLYVIWRSHSQIPHRVAWPSTAPAPLNLALLETVLLHVGFNEVHKAVGLLLDTLGSPPEGLHLQRSIYREILFLTLAALGKDHVDIVAFDKKYKAAFNKLASSLGKEELRRRRAQMPTPKAIDCRKFFGAPLEC
- the DENND4B gene encoding DENN domain-containing protein 4B isoform X4 → MEADAVSEGGAMAEERPPRLVDYFVVAGLAGSGGTVPEETGGPEPGGPLRPPRPAEPITDVAIIARALGEEVPQGYTCIQASAGGHPLELSAGLLGGSQPTICYRRGRDKPPLVELGVLYEGKEHPKPGFQVLETTPYSHSANLAPPGPGHPRTYLTYRRAAEGAGLHALGITDLCLILPSKGEGTPHTYCRLPRNLNPGMWGPDVYLCYKVGLAKANTLVYEAELLGRYPEQDNEAFPLPESVPVFCLPMGATIECWPAQTKYPVPVFSTFVLTGAAGDKVYGAALQFYEAFPRARLSERQARALGLMSAVDRGRALGGRAVRSRRAVAVLSRWPAFSAFHAFLTFLYRYSVSGPHRLPLEAHISHFMHNVPFPSPQRPRILVQMSPYDNLLLCQPVSSPLPLSGASFLQLLQSLGPELAVTLLIAVLTEHKLLVHSLRPDLLTSVCEALVSMIFPLHWQCPYIPLCPLVLADVLSAPVPFIVGIHSSYFDLHDPPADVICVDLDTNTLFQTEEKKLLLPRTLPRRPYKVLLNTLTALHQQLDQTYTRPEEEASLEFLLTDYEAVCGRRARLEREVQGAFLRFMACLLKGYRAFLRPLTQAPSESARDVENLFFLQGFLKSRERSSHKFYAQLLHTQMFSQFIEECSFGSSRHAALEFFDSCVDKVHPEQEKPEPVPLVELEEPSGSELTVFITPPEEPIVTEGSESTPLYCYDGFPELRAELFESPQEQPGPSLAPGPSRSAPSSPAPRRTKQEMKVAQRVAQKSAAVPELWARCLLGHCYGLWFLCLPAYVRSSSSRVRALHTAYQVLRQMESRKVVLPDEVCYRVLMQLCSHYGEPVLSVRVMLDMRRAGIVPNTITYGYYNKAVLESKWPSGTTGGRLRWAKLRNVVLGAAQFRQPLRERRQQEQALRGARSSQPEPRLERPSPTRPLHRQTTWAGRSFRDPASPTGRLVKSGSLGSARGAQPTVEAGVAHMIEALGVLEPQGSPLSWHDGSLSDVSLASEDPAPGGSPGGTGMALSAHSAEALDGLGGQAPKTGKRQDAVGTPRRGIGARLQQLLTPSRRSPASRAPPPELPSDIPLPARRSPMDSLLRPRERPGSTASESSTSLGSEWDLSENSLSSLSIQRSSERLSDTPGLSQPPPVEILLSSCSLCRACDSLVYDEEIMAGWAPDDSNLNTTCPFCSRPFVPLLSVQTLDSRPRSDLHGTPTSTGASNRDAPLPGGPGPVLSDRRLCLALDDSSVCNGDTERLRLPSTLPGLILAACDGPSSTQAPSPWLPSDPALVQVRLLWDVLTPDPDSCPPLYVIWRSHSQIPHRVAWPSTAPAPLNLALLETVLLHVGFNEVHKAVGLLLDTLGSPPEGLHLQRSIYREILFLTLAALGKDHVDIVAFDKKYKAAFNKLASSLGKEELRRRRAQMPTPKAIDCRKFFGAPLEC
- the DENND4B gene encoding DENN domain-containing protein 4B isoform X6: MEADAVSEGGAMAEERPPRLVDYFVVAGLAGSGGTVPEETGGPEPGGPLRPPRPAEPITDVAIIARALGEEVPQGYTCIQASAGGHPLELSAGLLGGSQPTICYRRGRDKPPLVELGVLYEGKEHPKPGFQVLETTPYSHSANLAPPGPGHPRTYLTYRRAAEGAGLHALGITDLCLILPSKGEGTPHTYCRLPRNLNPGMWGPDVYLCYKVGLAKANTLVYEAELLGRYPEQDNEAFPLPESVPVFCLPMGATIECWPAQTKYPVPVFSTFVLTGAAGDKRPRILVQMSPYDNLLLCQPVSSPLPLSGASFLQLLQSLGPELAVTLLIAVLTEHKLLVHSLRPDLLTSVCEALVSMIFPLHWQCPYIPLCPLVLADVLSAPVPFIVGIHSSYFDLHDPPADVICVDLDTNTLFQTEEKKLLLPRTLPRRPYKVLLNTLTALHQQLDQTYTRPEEEASLEFLLTDYEAVCGRRARLEREVQGAFLRFMACLLKGYRAFLRPLTQAPSESARDVENLFFLQGFLKSRERSSHKFYAQLLHTQMFSQFIEECSFGSSRHAALEFFDSCVDKVHPEQEKPEPVPLVELEEPSGSELTVFITPPEEPIVTEGSESTPLYCYDGFPELRAELFESPQEQPGPSLAPGPSRSAPSSPAPRRTKQEMKVAQRVAQKSAAVPELWARCLLGHCYGLWFLCLPAYVRSSSSRVRALHTAYQVLRQMESRKVVLPDEVCYRVLMQLCSHYGEPVLSVRVMLDMRRAGIVPNTITYGYYNKAVLESKWPSGTTGGRLRWAKLRNVVLGAAQFRQPLRERRQQEQALRGARSSQPEPRLERPSPTRPLHRQTTWAGRSFRDPASPTGRLVKSGSLGSARGAQPTVEAGVAHMIEALGVLEPQGSPLSWHDGSLSDVSLASEDPAPGGSPGGTGMALSAHSAEALDGLGGQAPKTGKRQDAVGTPRRGIGARLQQLLTPSRRSPASRAPPPELPSDIPLPARRSPMDSLLRPRERPGSTASESSTSLGSEWDLSENSLSSLSIQRSSERLSDTPGLSQPPPVEILLSSCSLCRACDSLVYDEEIMAGWAPDDSNLNTTCPFCSRPFVPLLSVQTLDSRPRSDLHGTPTSTGASNRDAPLPGGPGPVLSDRRLCLALDDSSVCNGDTESAPRKVEGGAWAYLSPLVLRKELESLVENEGSEVLALPELPASHPILFWNLLWYFQRLRLPSTLPGLILAACDGPSSTQAPSPWLPSDPALVQVRLLWDVLTPDPDSCPPLYVIWRSHSQIPHRVAWPSTAPAPLNLALLETVLLHVGFNEVHKAVGLLLDTLGSPPEGLHLQRSIYREILFLTLAALGKDHVDIVAFDKKYKAAFNKLASSLGKEELRRRRAQMPTPKAIDCRKFFGAPLEC